A region of Beijerinckia sp. 28-YEA-48 DNA encodes the following proteins:
- a CDS encoding DUF2798 domain-containing protein, whose protein sequence is MTHILLLKRLPSAYAALLVPLLLSIVMSAVVSAAAIAVNTGFALAALHAWPKAWAISWLVAFPSLLLLLPMVRRIVSRLVEAPK, encoded by the coding sequence ATGACCCACATCCTGCTTCTCAAGCGGCTGCCGAGCGCTTACGCCGCGCTGCTCGTGCCGTTGCTTCTCTCCATCGTCATGTCGGCCGTCGTCTCGGCCGCGGCCATCGCGGTCAACACGGGCTTCGCGCTCGCCGCTCTGCACGCCTGGCCGAAAGCCTGGGCGATCTCCTGGCTCGTCGCCTTCCCCAGCCTGCTGCTGCTCCTGCCCATGGTGCGGCGGATCGTGTCACGTCTCGTCGAAGCACCGAAGTGA
- a CDS encoding MmcQ/YjbR family DNA-binding protein, protein MTYEEYNAFCSALPATSHVVQWGGSHVWKVGGKVFAIGGWHKDEPSFTFKVSDIAYEMLKEQPGLRPAPYLASRGMKWIQHFAKPGLSDGELRDYLRQSHTIVARGLSKKRRIELGLVEP, encoded by the coding sequence ATGACCTATGAGGAGTACAACGCCTTCTGTTCTGCCCTTCCGGCGACGAGCCATGTCGTCCAGTGGGGCGGATCGCATGTCTGGAAGGTCGGCGGGAAGGTGTTCGCCATCGGCGGCTGGCATAAGGACGAGCCGAGCTTCACATTCAAGGTGAGCGACATCGCCTATGAGATGTTGAAAGAGCAGCCGGGCCTGCGGCCGGCGCCCTATCTCGCCTCGCGGGGCATGAAGTGGATTCAGCATTTCGCCAAGCCCGGCCTCTCGGATGGCGAGCTGCGCGACTATCTGCGCCAATCGCACACCATCGTCGCGCGCGGGCTCTCGAAGAAACGGCGGATCGAACTCGGGCTCGTGGAGCCCTAG
- a CDS encoding IclR family transcriptional regulator, with protein MATKSDTPGEIRSVGRAFELLEMMQLRAPDGIRVQEAAKHLNVDPATVSRLLSTMMAHGYASRLPNRRYMLGTRSLRLAISWIDRLTQAVGPPMARVAANCGETVYLVQLIDSQAVTVARLAGGRRAMIDVEIGPSYPLWASAAGRALLSRVENRHRPLLLPPEPFTAFTPKTRTRWSEIVAAMQQAQRDGIHIEEGELDPHLSCYAIPLLHHSRDEKLAIAISFESQRSEGDRRLIRRALMKEGRELVKQI; from the coding sequence TTGGCGACAAAGAGCGACACGCCTGGCGAAATTCGCTCCGTCGGGCGGGCTTTTGAGCTCCTTGAAATGATGCAGCTGAGAGCACCGGACGGGATCCGGGTGCAAGAGGCAGCCAAACATTTGAACGTCGATCCGGCGACTGTTTCCAGGCTCCTGTCGACTATGATGGCGCATGGCTACGCCAGCCGGTTGCCGAACCGACGCTACATGCTCGGCACGCGTTCACTTAGGCTTGCGATATCGTGGATCGATCGTCTGACCCAGGCTGTCGGGCCGCCGATGGCACGCGTCGCGGCCAACTGCGGCGAGACGGTCTATCTTGTACAGCTGATCGACTCGCAAGCGGTGACCGTTGCGCGGCTTGCTGGCGGGCGCCGCGCGATGATCGATGTCGAGATCGGCCCAAGCTATCCGCTTTGGGCATCGGCCGCGGGTCGCGCGCTCTTGAGCCGCGTCGAGAACAGGCATCGTCCGCTGCTCTTGCCGCCGGAACCTTTTACAGCTTTTACGCCGAAAACGAGGACGCGGTGGTCGGAGATCGTCGCGGCCATGCAGCAGGCCCAGCGCGATGGCATCCATATCGAGGAAGGCGAGCTTGATCCGCATCTCAGCTGTTACGCGATCCCGCTTTTGCATCATAGCCGTGACGAAAAGCTCGCCATTGCCATCAGCTTTGAAAGCCAACGCTCCGAGGGCGATCGACGGCTCATCAGGCGCGCCTTGATGAAAGAAGGCCGGGAGCTCGTGAAGCAGATTTAA
- a CDS encoding FAD-dependent monooxygenase has protein sequence MSRNYDVIVVGGGLSGLVLATALKRLGGSALAVVLVDGALARPRRHHRTSAVAPGPRVMLERLGIWQAVADRAAPVLRMEISDSRLADAVRIPNLTFDSRDVKGEARGEVLAHIAFHADLEDAAHQAATAVGVEFKAVHAATFEAGPSLARVRLADGEEIAARLVVSADGSRSPLRDQAGLKSVSWDYQRTAIAATLGHEVDHEGVAVQHFLESGPIAMLPLTGRRSSLIWTATSDEANDALSLTDDLFLAEVERRVGHRWGKLSLVDRPLTFPLTFGLARTFVAPRFALVGDAAHRIHPLAGQGLNLAMRDVGCLCDAIIEQASLGLDIGSDLTLKTYESARRFDSAVSAIGVDLLHHIYKMKGPLADLRRSGVAVVQNSRLLKRALLSEAMGLSGQPPRLFRAEKAAA, from the coding sequence ATGTCCAGGAATTATGATGTGATCGTCGTCGGTGGTGGCCTGTCTGGGCTGGTTCTGGCGACCGCGTTGAAGCGATTGGGCGGCTCGGCCTTGGCTGTCGTTCTGGTCGATGGGGCGTTGGCGCGTCCGCGTCGTCATCATCGCACGTCGGCGGTGGCGCCGGGGCCGCGGGTGATGCTGGAGCGGCTCGGCATCTGGCAAGCGGTGGCCGATCGCGCCGCGCCGGTGCTGCGGATGGAAATCTCCGACTCCCGCCTCGCCGATGCGGTACGCATCCCCAATCTCACCTTCGACAGCCGCGATGTGAAAGGTGAGGCGCGAGGCGAGGTCTTGGCTCATATCGCCTTCCATGCCGATCTGGAGGATGCCGCGCATCAGGCTGCCACGGCGGTCGGCGTGGAGTTCAAGGCGGTCCATGCGGCCACGTTTGAAGCCGGGCCCAGTCTGGCGCGGGTGCGCCTCGCCGATGGCGAGGAGATCGCAGCGCGCCTGGTGGTCTCGGCCGATGGCAGCCGTTCTCCTCTGCGCGATCAGGCCGGGCTGAAATCCGTCTCCTGGGACTATCAGCGCACGGCCATCGCTGCGACCCTTGGCCATGAGGTCGATCACGAGGGTGTTGCGGTTCAGCACTTCCTCGAGTCCGGGCCGATCGCCATGCTGCCTTTGACCGGGCGGCGCTCATCGCTGATCTGGACGGCGACATCGGACGAAGCCAACGACGCTTTGTCGCTCACCGACGATCTCTTTCTGGCCGAAGTCGAACGCCGCGTCGGTCATCGCTGGGGCAAGCTGAGCCTCGTCGATCGTCCCCTGACCTTCCCGCTCACTTTCGGGCTGGCGCGTACCTTTGTCGCGCCGCGCTTTGCCTTGGTCGGCGATGCGGCGCATCGCATTCATCCCTTGGCTGGACAGGGTCTCAATCTGGCGATGCGCGATGTTGGTTGCCTGTGCGATGCGATCATCGAACAGGCGTCGCTTGGTCTCGACATCGGATCGGACCTGACGCTGAAGACGTATGAATCGGCCCGGCGTTTCGACTCCGCCGTTTCGGCGATAGGTGTCGATCTTCTGCACCACATCTATAAGATGAAAGGTCCGCTGGCCGATCTGCGGCGCAGCGGCGTGGCGGTGGTGCAGAATTCGCGATTGCTGAAGCGCGCGTTGCTGAGTGAAGCGATGGGCCTGTCAGGCCAACCGCCGCGTTTGTTTCGCGCGGAGAAAGCGGCGGCCTGA
- a CDS encoding oxygenase MpaB family protein, translated as MESVRDNGWPGARGRRSSIATQFGSDRADLLAWALTTGDPQADAVVEALAQDGAQNGARDDLNRGLVYGLASLHNPHAAVAAFLGHLERTPDYVDDDLLDRGSRPFHSMPPAVHIVSLSVGALIRVYESPSITAVLADTGRLIDGAAGRIRETAKWLGTVMLPGALRVGGAGYVATAQVRLLHARVRHAVRRRGFDEAAFGVPVNQVDLGRTWMDFTLTAWSAEAAMGFGLTTVELERLYRIWWHVGHLLGIDARLIEGVSNHEQARRIDDLFQAVTGPLTKDSVALADATLHSIQAELRAALSLPETLGIRALWSLARRFHGDRIADELQIPRSPVADPLIAGAIEIVRSRRAHARKDAVQWEAGIDGNIDELSKQLAAFLSKAEYEDVAPTYQTSRR; from the coding sequence TTGGAGAGCGTTCGAGATAACGGCTGGCCGGGCGCGCGTGGGCGGCGATCGAGCATTGCAACGCAGTTTGGGAGCGACCGGGCCGATCTTCTTGCCTGGGCGCTGACCACCGGCGATCCGCAGGCCGATGCGGTGGTCGAAGCGCTCGCGCAAGATGGCGCGCAGAATGGTGCGCGCGACGATCTCAATCGCGGTCTCGTCTACGGCCTGGCGTCGCTGCACAATCCACATGCCGCCGTGGCCGCCTTTCTCGGCCATCTCGAACGTACGCCCGACTATGTCGATGACGATCTCCTCGATCGCGGTTCGCGGCCATTTCACAGCATGCCGCCGGCCGTGCATATCGTCTCGCTCAGCGTTGGCGCACTCATTCGCGTTTATGAATCGCCTTCGATCACCGCCGTTCTCGCCGACACGGGGCGACTGATCGATGGCGCCGCCGGGCGCATTCGCGAGACCGCCAAATGGCTCGGCACGGTGATGCTGCCGGGGGCGCTGCGCGTCGGCGGCGCCGGTTATGTGGCCACCGCGCAGGTGCGGTTGCTGCATGCGCGCGTTCGCCATGCGGTGCGGCGGCGTGGCTTCGATGAGGCGGCGTTTGGTGTGCCGGTCAATCAGGTCGATCTCGGCCGCACATGGATGGATTTCACGCTCACCGCCTGGAGCGCCGAGGCGGCGATGGGCTTTGGCCTGACGACGGTGGAGCTCGAACGGCTCTATCGCATCTGGTGGCATGTCGGCCATCTCCTTGGCATCGATGCACGCCTGATCGAAGGCGTGTCCAATCACGAACAGGCGCGGCGCATCGACGATCTCTTTCAGGCGGTGACCGGCCCGCTGACGAAAGACTCGGTCGCTCTCGCCGATGCGACGTTGCACAGCATCCAGGCCGAATTGCGCGCCGCGCTTAGCCTGCCCGAGACATTGGGCATTCGTGCGTTGTGGAGCCTGGCGCGGCGCTTTCATGGCGATCGTATCGCCGACGAATTGCAAATCCCGCGTTCGCCTGTCGCCGATCCACTGATCGCGGGTGCCATCGAGATCGTCAGGTCGCGCCGCGCCCATGCGCGCAAAGATGCGGTGCAGTGGGAGGCGGGGATAGACGGGAACATCGACGAGTTGTCGAAGCAGCTGGCGGCGTTTCTCTCCAAAGCTGAATATGAAGACGTCGCGCCCACGTATCAAACCTCTCGCCGATGA
- the trxA gene encoding thioredoxin — MNDELIIGEGAATGGQNGQDAIKDVTSASFRVDVIAESARQPVLVDFWAPWCGPCKQLAPVLEKVVQATQGKVRLVKMNIDEHPQIAGQLGVKSIPAVIAFQRGQPVDGFMGALPESQIKNFIERLTGPLTGAADDLIAQAEAALAAGEAESAAEGFAAALEEDEANVKALGGLVRALVALGDLEQARAALEQTPKGSENDPAITAAKAAIEIAEQSGDLGETTELEAKVAANPADSQARFDLALALNAQGKREEATDQLIAIIKRDRTWNDDGARKQLVQFFEAWGHMDEETISARRKLSAALFS, encoded by the coding sequence ATGAACGACGAGTTGATTATCGGTGAGGGCGCGGCCACCGGCGGGCAGAACGGCCAAGACGCCATAAAAGATGTCACCAGCGCTAGTTTCCGCGTCGACGTCATCGCCGAATCGGCGCGCCAACCCGTTCTCGTCGATTTCTGGGCGCCCTGGTGCGGCCCCTGCAAACAGCTCGCCCCGGTTCTGGAAAAGGTCGTCCAGGCCACCCAGGGCAAGGTACGCCTGGTCAAGATGAACATCGACGAGCATCCGCAGATCGCCGGCCAGCTTGGCGTCAAGTCGATTCCCGCCGTCATCGCCTTCCAGCGCGGCCAGCCGGTCGATGGCTTCATGGGCGCACTGCCCGAAAGCCAGATCAAGAATTTCATCGAACGCCTCACCGGCCCGCTGACCGGCGCCGCCGACGATCTGATCGCGCAAGCCGAAGCAGCGCTTGCCGCTGGCGAGGCCGAGAGTGCGGCGGAGGGATTCGCCGCCGCCTTGGAAGAGGACGAAGCCAACGTCAAGGCGCTAGGCGGCCTGGTCCGCGCGCTCGTCGCCCTGGGCGATCTCGAACAGGCCCGCGCCGCGCTGGAGCAGACGCCCAAGGGCAGCGAGAACGATCCCGCTATCACCGCCGCCAAGGCCGCCATTGAGATCGCCGAACAATCCGGCGATTTGGGCGAGACAACGGAACTCGAAGCCAAGGTGGCCGCCAATCCCGCCGACAGTCAGGCGCGTTTCGATCTCGCCCTCGCGCTGAACGCCCAGGGCAAGCGCGAGGAAGCGACCGACCAGTTGATCGCCATCATCAAGCGCGATCGCACCTGGAACGACGACGGCGCGCGCAAGCAGCTCGTGCAGTTCTTCGAAGCCTGGGGCCATATGGACGAAGAGACGATCTCGGCACGCCGCAAGTTGTCTGCGGCTCTGTTCTCCTGA
- a CDS encoding LytTR family transcriptional regulator DNA-binding domain-containing protein produces MTDRAAPFETLHRDDVAGAVAPEWAFRSAQQLLQQPVDAALSSVLEEVGHLAAADRAWMFEYDEALLRFRNTHEWCRPGILSFLDDLQDAPVTMIAWLQQYLLADCAVMISQVKALPRSARLLQVEMLRQSDQSVLCVPVFHGERLRACIGFDAVRSAHQWSPAEIKGLFQCADLIALARYGVASKPSATGRVDFTPLIYLRRHGGVRGVSTDMIIGLRSARNYTEIWLTDGSSVLDLRPFAIWSALVPAASFLRIHRTTIVNTMHIRDVERPMNGKWLAWMRGMKSPWAVSRSYRQELRTRLGI; encoded by the coding sequence ATGACAGACCGCGCCGCGCCCTTCGAAACCCTGCATCGCGATGATGTCGCGGGCGCGGTGGCACCTGAATGGGCATTTCGATCGGCTCAGCAGTTGCTGCAGCAGCCGGTCGATGCGGCGCTGTCATCGGTGCTGGAGGAGGTCGGCCATCTGGCGGCGGCGGATCGGGCGTGGATGTTCGAATATGACGAGGCGCTGCTGCGCTTCCGTAACACCCATGAGTGGTGTCGGCCGGGTATCCTGTCCTTCCTCGATGATCTGCAGGATGCGCCGGTCACCATGATCGCCTGGTTGCAGCAGTATCTTCTGGCCGATTGCGCGGTCATGATCAGTCAGGTGAAGGCGCTGCCACGGTCAGCGCGGCTGTTGCAGGTCGAGATGCTGCGCCAGAGCGATCAGAGCGTGCTATGCGTGCCGGTGTTTCATGGCGAACGGCTGCGCGCCTGTATCGGCTTCGATGCGGTGCGCAGCGCGCATCAGTGGTCGCCGGCCGAGATCAAGGGGCTCTTCCAATGTGCCGACCTGATCGCGCTGGCGCGTTATGGCGTGGCCAGCAAACCATCAGCCACCGGACGCGTTGATTTCACGCCGCTGATTTATCTGCGCCGCCATGGCGGTGTGCGCGGCGTCTCGACAGATATGATCATTGGTTTGCGCTCGGCCCGCAATTACACCGAGATCTGGCTAACGGACGGATCATCCGTTCTCGATCTGCGCCCCTTCGCGATCTGGTCGGCGCTGGTGCCGGCTGCATCTTTTTTGCGCATTCATCGGACCACGATCGTTAACACGATGCATATCCGCGATGTCGAGCGCCCCATGAATGGTAAATGGCTGGCGTGGATGCGCGGGATGAAAAGTCCGTGGGCCGTGTCGCGATCCTATCGACAGGAGCTGCGCACGCGGCTCGGCATTTGA
- a CDS encoding LON peptidase substrate-binding domain-containing protein — translation MSINKPYRSIAGLAQIIPVFPLPRAIILPRTQLPLNIFEPRYIAMFDDAMKADRLIGMIQPSMTEASDIDHPHLHGVGGVGRITQIAESGDGRYVITLSGVCRFRVIDELPMQHAYRQCHVSYAEFAHDLQPNAGDDEVDRESVVEALRTFSKARGLRMDWDEIQRAPTEALVNALSMMSPFGPSEKQALLEAIDLKARAETLVAITEFELARGGATPPSALQ, via the coding sequence ATGTCGATCAACAAACCCTATCGATCCATTGCGGGCCTGGCTCAGATCATTCCGGTGTTTCCGCTGCCGCGCGCCATTATCCTGCCGCGCACGCAGTTGCCGCTGAACATTTTCGAACCGCGCTATATCGCCATGTTCGACGATGCGATGAAAGCCGATCGTCTCATCGGCATGATTCAGCCCAGCATGACGGAAGCATCCGATATCGATCATCCGCACCTGCATGGGGTCGGCGGCGTCGGCCGCATCACCCAGATCGCCGAGTCCGGCGATGGTCGCTATGTGATCACGCTCTCCGGCGTCTGCCGTTTTCGCGTCATCGATGAACTGCCGATGCAGCACGCCTATCGCCAGTGCCACGTCTCCTATGCCGAATTCGCCCATGACCTGCAGCCGAACGCCGGCGACGATGAAGTCGATCGCGAAAGTGTCGTCGAAGCGCTGCGCACCTTTAGCAAGGCGCGCGGCCTGCGCATGGACTGGGATGAGATCCAGCGTGCGCCGACGGAAGCTCTGGTCAACGCACTGTCGATGATGAGCCCCTTCGGCCCAAGCGAAAAACAGGCGTTGCTCGAAGCCATCGATCTCAAGGCGCGCGCCGAAACGCTGGTCGCCATCACTGAGTTCGAACTGGCGCGCGGTGGCGCCACGCCACCCTCCGCCCTGCAATGA
- a CDS encoding LLM class flavin-dependent oxidoreductase — protein MKFGMFYPVAVASEAELGTGLWGLDRQRYGNTLEELREQAIAADETGWTSMMFAEHHFEIEGYHVTPNPLMLNVYLSQHTKRLRQGQMGLVLPNWNPLRLAEDIAMADHMTGGRLDVGLSRGYQPRSVGVMGQHYHANASGSGRAEVEATNRKIVEEWFDVMYRSWTEDLWSLDGEFIKVPPQGLEWKHPISSGLAAGVEDGVLKRIATVPKPKQLPHPPLFTTLTQSLETLKWSARIGSSVVTLAANLDIVRAVFQGYVDEAAKHGRQLKFGEYSPRGGVVLCRNLAVGRTHDEAMETARQGAAFWTHWLGEFGFFEALRMPGQEGPVPKTFEQMIKSGFQIVGTPDTVAAEIQRLKNELQVEYMIFIMYGGITEHARMLDSIRLFGEHVIPRFPDLSAPIGA, from the coding sequence GTGAAATTCGGAATGTTTTATCCGGTCGCCGTTGCCTCGGAAGCCGAGCTCGGGACCGGACTTTGGGGCCTCGACCGGCAGCGCTACGGCAATACGCTCGAAGAGCTGCGCGAGCAGGCGATCGCCGCCGATGAGACTGGCTGGACCTCGATGATGTTTGCCGAGCATCATTTCGAGATCGAGGGATATCACGTCACCCCGAATCCGCTGATGCTGAATGTCTATCTCAGCCAGCACACCAAGCGGTTGCGCCAGGGCCAGATGGGCCTTGTGTTGCCCAATTGGAATCCGTTGCGCCTGGCGGAGGATATCGCCATGGCGGACCACATGACTGGTGGCCGCCTCGATGTCGGGCTGAGCCGCGGCTATCAACCACGATCTGTCGGCGTCATGGGGCAACATTATCATGCCAATGCGTCAGGCAGCGGCCGGGCGGAGGTCGAAGCCACCAATCGCAAAATCGTCGAGGAATGGTTCGACGTCATGTATCGGTCGTGGACCGAGGACCTTTGGAGTCTCGATGGCGAATTCATCAAGGTGCCGCCGCAGGGACTTGAATGGAAGCATCCGATCTCGTCCGGATTGGCGGCGGGCGTTGAAGACGGTGTTCTCAAGCGAATCGCCACGGTCCCAAAGCCAAAGCAATTGCCGCATCCGCCGCTGTTCACGACGCTGACGCAGAGCCTGGAAACGCTCAAATGGTCGGCCAGGATCGGCAGTTCGGTTGTTACGCTCGCCGCCAATCTCGATATCGTGCGTGCGGTCTTTCAGGGCTATGTCGATGAAGCGGCGAAACATGGTCGGCAGCTGAAGTTTGGCGAATATTCGCCGCGGGGTGGCGTCGTCCTCTGTCGCAATCTCGCTGTTGGGCGCACCCATGACGAAGCCATGGAAACGGCCCGGCAGGGCGCGGCTTTCTGGACCCATTGGCTCGGTGAGTTTGGCTTCTTCGAAGCGCTGCGCATGCCTGGTCAGGAAGGGCCTGTGCCGAAGACGTTCGAGCAGATGATCAAGAGTGGTTTTCAGATTGTCGGAACGCCTGATACAGTCGCCGCCGAAATACAACGTCTGAAGAACGAGCTGCAGGTGGAGTACATGATCTTCATCATGTATGGCGGCATTACCGAGCACGCGCGCATGCTCGATTCCATTCGTCTATTTGGCGAGCATGTTATTCCCAGATTTCCCGATCTTTCCGCGCCAATAGGAGCGTAG
- a CDS encoding LysR family transcriptional regulator — MARLTDLETFVAIVESGSLTEAARRLGRSLQSVSRSLNAVEADVGAKLIHRTTRQLTPSEAGTGFYNRIKLAVAEINEATQDVSNSRSEPSGVLRIGAPVLFGPDYLVPIIRDYQALYPRVEVDLQLADTFVDLPISGLDLVVRIAHLPDSSLQSRQLGALRLVVFGAPSYFARHGRPQHPKELSGHNCLVRSVDAQPGKWAFMIDGRPKTIAVNGSFRANTTKAVYAAVTAGMGLACSPLWQIRDLVADGALELILEDYEVKPVPIHALWQENRMAPAKIRKFIDLLSAKLKLRGL; from the coding sequence ATGGCGCGTCTGACCGACCTCGAAACCTTCGTCGCCATCGTCGAGAGTGGCAGCCTCACCGAGGCGGCGCGGCGCCTCGGCCGGTCGTTGCAAAGCGTCAGCCGGTCGTTGAACGCGGTCGAGGCTGATGTCGGGGCCAAGCTCATTCACCGCACGACGCGGCAGCTCACGCCGAGCGAAGCCGGTACCGGCTTCTACAATCGCATCAAGTTGGCGGTGGCTGAGATCAACGAAGCGACGCAGGACGTATCCAACAGCCGTTCGGAGCCGTCGGGCGTGTTGCGCATCGGCGCGCCGGTGCTGTTCGGGCCGGATTATCTTGTGCCGATCATCCGCGATTATCAGGCGCTCTATCCGCGCGTCGAAGTCGATCTGCAACTGGCCGATACCTTCGTCGATCTGCCGATCAGTGGCCTCGATCTGGTGGTTCGCATCGCGCACCTGCCCGACTCCAGCCTGCAAAGCAGACAATTGGGCGCGCTGCGGCTGGTCGTGTTCGGTGCGCCGTCCTATTTCGCCCGGCACGGGCGGCCGCAGCATCCTAAGGAGTTGAGCGGACATAATTGTCTCGTGCGCTCGGTCGATGCGCAGCCGGGCAAGTGGGCTTTCATGATCGACGGGCGGCCGAAGACGATCGCGGTGAACGGCTCGTTCAGGGCCAACACGACGAAGGCTGTCTATGCGGCAGTGACGGCGGGCATGGGGCTGGCCTGTTCGCCGTTGTGGCAGATCCGCGATCTCGTTGCGGATGGTGCGCTCGAACTGATCCTCGAGGATTACGAAGTCAAGCCGGTGCCCATCCACGCGCTGTGGCAGGAGAACCGCATGGCGCCGGCGAAAATCCGCAAATTTATCGACCTTCTGTCGGCGAAACTGAAGCTGCGTGGACTTTAA
- a CDS encoding NmrA family NAD(P)-binding protein has translation MNPTVLVAGATGKFGKLVVPELVKRKAQVRALIRDASQEPLVRSLGASEVVRADLGHPDTLAPAVAGTNGVFFIGPAFAPDESTMGVALVEAATRGGVRKFVYSSVIQPTNATLKNHASKIPVETALYNSRLDYTILHPANFMQNIAFAWAGIIASGTFAEPFPATARLAKVDYRDVAETAAIALTGDSLSYATLELSAGMYDRIEIAKIISEELGRPIEAAEVSFDAWVAKARLPYDEQALALLAKVHAHYRAFGLGGNALTLKAALGREPRSMRTYIRDLIAAQSQSTVSGARA, from the coding sequence ATGAATCCAACCGTCCTGGTCGCCGGCGCGACCGGAAAATTCGGCAAGCTCGTCGTGCCGGAACTGGTCAAGCGCAAGGCACAGGTGCGCGCCCTGATCCGCGACGCCAGCCAGGAGCCGCTGGTGCGGAGCCTCGGCGCCAGCGAAGTGGTGCGCGCCGATCTCGGCCATCCCGACACGCTGGCGCCCGCCGTCGCCGGCACGAACGGCGTCTTCTTCATCGGCCCCGCCTTCGCGCCCGATGAAAGCACCATGGGCGTCGCGCTGGTCGAAGCCGCGACGCGCGGCGGTGTGCGCAAGTTCGTCTATTCGTCGGTGATCCAGCCGACCAATGCGACGCTGAAAAACCACGCCAGCAAAATCCCCGTCGAGACGGCGCTGTACAATTCGCGGCTCGATTACACGATCCTGCACCCGGCCAATTTCATGCAGAACATCGCCTTCGCCTGGGCCGGCATTATCGCCTCCGGCACGTTCGCTGAACCCTTTCCCGCCACGGCGCGGCTGGCGAAAGTCGATTATCGCGACGTGGCCGAGACCGCCGCCATCGCCTTGACCGGCGACAGCCTGTCCTATGCGACGCTCGAACTCAGCGCCGGCATGTATGACCGTATCGAGATCGCGAAAATCATCAGCGAAGAACTCGGCCGGCCGATCGAAGCCGCCGAAGTGAGCTTTGACGCATGGGTGGCAAAAGCGCGCCTGCCTTATGATGAACAGGCACTGGCGCTGCTCGCCAAGGTGCATGCGCATTACCGCGCCTTCGGCCTGGGCGGCAATGCGCTGACGCTGAAAGCGGCGCTGGGCCGCGAGCCCCGTTCCATGCGCACGTACATTCGCGATCTGATCGCGGCGCAGTCGCAGAGCACGGTGTCGGGGGCGCGCGCATGA
- a CDS encoding prolyl-tRNA synthetase associated domain-containing protein, protein MASTPEELFRYFDEIGVETTTQRHDAVFTVDESRHLHEAIPGAHTKNLFLWDRKSQFFLVTAQESTRIALNGLHRKLGAAGRLSFGAEEKMREFLGVTPGSVTPFGLVNDVGHAVQFILDPALADADIMNCHPLTNTMTTSIKMADFRRFLAATGHPPLVLPLSD, encoded by the coding sequence ATGGCCAGCACACCGGAGGAATTGTTCCGCTATTTCGACGAAATCGGCGTCGAAACCACCACTCAGCGCCATGATGCGGTGTTTACGGTCGACGAATCACGGCATCTGCACGAGGCGATTCCCGGCGCCCACACCAAAAATCTGTTCCTGTGGGACCGCAAAAGCCAATTTTTCCTGGTCACCGCCCAGGAGAGCACCCGAATCGCCCTCAACGGCCTGCACCGCAAGCTCGGCGCCGCCGGCCGGCTCTCTTTCGGCGCTGAAGAGAAAATGCGCGAATTTCTCGGCGTGACGCCAGGGTCGGTGACGCCGTTCGGCCTGGTCAACGATGTCGGCCACGCCGTGCAGTTCATTCTCGACCCGGCGCTGGCCGACGCCGACATCATGAATTGCCATCCGCTCACCAATACGATGACCACCAGCATCAAGATGGCGGACTTCCGGCGCTTTCTGGCGGCGACCGGCCATCCGCCGCTGGTGCTGCCGCTATCCGACTGA
- a CDS encoding Trm112 family protein has product MDQRLLQVLVCPVTRGPLVYDREAQELISKSARYAYPVRDGIPILIIDEARRIED; this is encoded by the coding sequence ATGGACCAGCGGCTGTTGCAGGTTCTGGTCTGCCCGGTGACGCGCGGTCCGCTGGTCTATGACCGCGAGGCGCAGGAGCTGATTTCGAAATCGGCGCGCTATGCCTATCCAGTGCGTGACGGCATTCCCATTCTCATCATCGACGAAGCGCGGCGCATCGAAGACTGA